A stretch of Lathyrus oleraceus cultivar Zhongwan6 chromosome 6, CAAS_Psat_ZW6_1.0, whole genome shotgun sequence DNA encodes these proteins:
- the LOC127092164 gene encoding cleavage stimulating factor 64 — protein MASSQAQHRCVFVGNIPYDATEEQLIEICQEVGPVVSFRLVIDRETGKPKGYGFCEYKDEETALSARRNLQGYDINGRQLRVDFAENDKGNDRNKDQGRGGPGMTPIVDPQKQVGVPAVQGESAQAAQHQPIGLHFAVTAAAVMTAALGGAQTGIQSNQNGLQNQSALTNDPLTLHLSKMSRSQLTEIISEVKGMATHNKELSRQLLLSRPQLPKALFQAQIMLGMVTPSMLQMSNLRQGSDQTSQLINEGHIGQTQQTLAQTVSGLPPYGQSKLQSGLTPYIQEGQANPRPPLQPRLPLQHHQSNHFVQPGTGQNNLMLPSVRPPTLGSLSIRPPIQPVNSTAMNQQMHASFLQHPVRVGSSTVSHNLQMVRPDASFQADPSMSSGTSKLFSKEGDRSSKAPEDWTKNSSTYSNMSAGLENIGTTRDIPESFTRPFKLTRLNDGRKSSLASGTSDVPVSKGSSHVLGSSLLPAPAVPKAEARHPDQQSSQLPSDVESVLLQQVLNLTPEQLSSLPPEQQQQVIQLQQALKRDQMQPA, from the exons ATGGCCTCCTCTCAGGCCCAACATCGCTGTGTCTTCG TTGGGAATATACCGTATGATGCAACGGAAGAACAGCTTATTGAAATCTGCCAGGAAGTTGGTCCTGTTGTTTCTTTCAG ATTAGTTATTGATAGAGAAACTGGGAAGCCAAAAGGTTATGGATTTTGTGAGTATAAGGATGAAGAGACTGCTTTAAGTGCTCGTAGGAATCTTCAGGGCTATGATATTAATGGGCGTCAATTACGTGTTGATTTTGCCGAAAACGATAAAGGAAACGATAGAAATAAAGATCAG GGTCGCGGAGGACCAGGAATGACGCCAATTGTTG ACCCTCAGAAACAAGTCGGCGTCCCAGCCGTCCAAGGGGAATCTGCTCAAGCAGCTCAACACCAACCTATTGGTCTTCATTTTGCCGTAACAGCTGCAGCTGTCATGACTGCAGCTCTTGGTGGTGCTCAGACTGGCATCCAGTCAAATCAAAATGGTTTGCAAAATCAGTCAGCATTGACAAATGATCCTTTAACTTTGCATCTGTCCAAAATGTCCAGGAGCCAGCTGACTGAGATAATCTCTGAGGTTAAG GGAATGGCTACACACAACAAGGAGTTGTCCCGTCAGCTGTTGCTTTCAAGACCACAGTTGCCCAAGGCTCTTTTTCAG GCTCAGATAATGCTTGGGATGGTCACCCCCTCAATG CTACAAATGTCAAATCTTAGACAAGGTTCAGATCAAACCTCACAGTTAATAAATGAAGGCCACATTGGTCAGACTCAGCAAACATTGGCTCAAACTGTGTCTGGTCTACCTCCTTATGGACAGAGCAAATTGCAGTCTGGCTTGACACCTTACATTCAAGAAGGCCAAGCCAATCCAAGGCCTCCACTGCAGCCTAGACTTCCCCTTCAACATCACCAAAGCAACCATTTTGTACAGCCTGGAACAGGGCAGAATAATTTAATGCTTCCTTCCGTACGTCCCCCAACTTTGGGAAGTTTGTCGATTAGGCCTCCAATTCAGCCAGTAAATTCAACTGCGATGAACCAGCAAATGCATGCCTCGTTCCTTCAGCATCCGGTACGTGTTGGAAGCTCAACAGTCTCGCATAATCTTCAAATGGTTCGTCCAGATGCAAGCTTTCAG GCTGACCCCTCCATGTCATCTGGTACTTCCAAGTTATTTAGTAAGGAAGGTGATAGATCTTCCAAAGCTCCCGAGGATTGGACCAAAAATAGTAGTACTTATTCAAACATGTCCGCGGGATTAGAGAATATAGGCACGACTCGTGATATTCCAGAATCCTTCACTCGTCCGTTTAAGCTCACTAGATTGAATGACGGAAGGAAATCCTCTCTTGCTTCTGGGACTTCAGATGTGCCTGTCTCCAAAGGATCATCCCATGTTCTTGGAAGTAGTTTATTACCTGCACCTGCAGTTCCTAAAGCAGAAGCGCGACACCCTGACCAACAATCTTCACAG CTTCCATCTGATGTGGAGTCTGTTTTGCTGCAACAAGTATTGAATCTAACACCGGAGCAATTGAGTTCCCTGCCACCAGAGCAGCAACAACAGGTCATCCAACTCCAACAAGCTCTTAAGCGAGATCAGATGCAACCTGCATAA